One Syntrophorhabdaceae bacterium genomic window carries:
- a CDS encoding acyl-CoA dehydratase activase, whose translation MLVAGIDIGSITTEALLLDKDKGILGYTILQTGADSRKTAEMALEKVLAYPGKSPSDVSYIVATGCGRKRAAFAKQAVTEITCIARGVNHLFPQARTIIDIGGQDTKVIRIDEKGRVIEFEMNDKCAAGTGRFVEVMAKALNVELDRIGDFSLKHKKELTISSICTVFAESEVISLVSEGEELEDILYGIHKAIADRTMGLINRLGGIQNDVIMAGGVAKNIGVVKALEAALGTQLKIHVEPQIIGSLGAAIIAMEKSA comes from the coding sequence ATGTTAGTTGCCGGGATAGATATAGGTTCGATTACAACTGAAGCTCTGCTTCTCGATAAGGATAAAGGGATATTGGGTTATACCATCCTTCAAACAGGTGCGGATTCCAGGAAAACGGCTGAAATGGCACTCGAAAAAGTGCTTGCCTATCCGGGCAAAAGCCCTTCAGATGTATCCTATATTGTAGCAACCGGTTGCGGGAGAAAAAGAGCGGCCTTTGCCAAGCAGGCAGTTACGGAGATCACATGCATTGCGAGAGGCGTCAACCATCTTTTCCCGCAGGCTAGAACGATCATCGATATTGGCGGCCAGGATACGAAAGTTATAAGGATTGATGAAAAGGGCCGCGTCATCGAGTTTGAAATGAACGATAAATGTGCCGCTGGGACCGGAAGGTTTGTCGAGGTCATGGCCAAGGCGCTGAACGTGGAACTTGACAGGATCGGTGATTTTTCGTTGAAACACAAGAAAGAATTGACCATTAGCAGTATTTGCACCGTTTTTGCTGAGTCAGAGGTGATATCCCTGGTCAGTGAAGGTGAAGAGCTGGAAGATATCCTTTATGGTATACACAAGGCCATCGCCGACAGGACAATGGGGCTCATCAACAGACTGGGCGGTATTCAGAATGACGTCATCATGGCGGGCGGGGTCGCCAAAAATATTGGAGTGGTGAAGGCCCTGGAAGCAGCGCTCGGTACGCAGTTGAAGATCCATGTCGAGCCTCAGATCATCGGCTCACTCGGCGCCGCCATTATCGCCATGGAAAAGTCAGCATAA
- a CDS encoding DUF3394 domain-containing protein, producing VGVVTLTGLGLKFSGAIIALAHGNLYLTLFFAMIASLILGMGLPTTAAYIICAILAVPALTNLGIGVLSAHLFVFYFAIISAITPPVALAAYAGSAIAKSSPMQTAVTACRIGLAAFIIPYMFVFNPALLMSGSALSIIWVTLTASVGVFLLSCATIGWFLTRITTWERVMLFITSILLIEPRLITDIIAVALLIPVLISQIALQRRKKAEAV from the coding sequence GTCGGTGTCGTCACACTCACAGGGCTTGGCCTCAAATTCTCGGGCGCCATCATCGCTTTGGCCCATGGTAACCTTTACCTCACCCTCTTTTTTGCCATGATCGCCTCGCTCATCCTGGGTATGGGCCTGCCAACCACCGCGGCGTACATCATTTGCGCGATCCTCGCCGTTCCGGCCCTTACAAACCTCGGCATCGGGGTCCTTTCCGCACACCTTTTCGTCTTTTATTTCGCTATCATATCTGCCATAACCCCTCCAGTGGCTCTTGCCGCATATGCCGGGTCAGCGATTGCCAAGAGCTCGCCGATGCAGACGGCTGTAACGGCATGCCGGATAGGTCTGGCGGCCTTCATCATACCTTATATGTTTGTTTTTAACCCTGCCCTCTTAATGTCCGGCAGCGCCCTCTCGATCATCTGGGTCACCTTGACTGCCTCTGTGGGTGTCTTCCTCCTGTCATGCGCAACGATTGGATGGTTCCTTACCAGGATCACCACGTGGGAGAGGGTAATGCTCTTCATCACTTCCATTCTTCTCATCGAACCTCGTTTGATCACGGACATAATAGCCGTTGCGCTGCTCATACCTGTCCTGATAAGTCAGATCGCCCTTCAGAGAAGGAAAAAGGCCGAGGCAGTATAG